A portion of the Gossypium arboreum isolate Shixiya-1 chromosome 8, ASM2569848v2, whole genome shotgun sequence genome contains these proteins:
- the LOC108468829 gene encoding rho GTPase-activating protein 3-like, whose translation MTGLFRSKSCGLVGLTEFNRAPPSPFFNPTQTNSVDANDDEEKMFDDEDEEEEENGCYGNPIATRARRGNSDSTSKENNQLPFRDILTALLRKSLVTCSVDTGDVSSMDISLPTEVKHVSHVTFDRFNGFLGLPIDLQPDVPRRVPSASASVFGVSAKSMQCSYDARGNSVPTILLMMQKRLYAEGGLKAEGIFRINADNTQEEYVRNKLNRGVVPRGIDVHCLAGLIKAWLRELPSGVLDSLTPEQVMHCNTEDDCIQLTRLIPSTEATLLDWAINLMADVVQHEQYNKMDARNIAMVFAPNMTQMADPLTALIHAVQVMNFLKTLILKTLREREESAAKGRSLPSYSDSPTAITGIHTETINSGVPHDKALDGSALKEPHTAKFFRSATLSRLECSAYDKLWSFQYE comes from the exons ATGACCGGCTTATTTCGCTCCAAATCTTGTGGACTCGTCGGGCTCACTGAGTTCAACCGTGCTCCGCCCAGTCCCTTCTTCAACCCAACCCAAACCAACAGCGTTGACGCCAATGACGATGAAGAgaaaatgtttgatgatgaagacgaagaagaagaagaaaatgggtGTTACGGGAACCCCATTGCTACGAGGGCGAGACGCGGGAACAGTGATTCAACGTCGAAAGAAAATAACCAGCTCCCGTTCAGGGATATTTTGACGGCGTTGTTAAGGAAGTCGCTGGTGACTTGTAGCGTGGATACTGGCGACGTTTCTTCCATGGATATTAGCTTGCCAACTGAAGTCAAACATGTTTCTCACGTTACTTTCGACCGCTTTAATGGTTTCCTCGGTTTGCCTATCGATCTACAGCCTGATGTTCCCAGAAGGGTTCCAAGTGCCAG TGCAAGTGTTTTCGGGGTTTCTGCCAAGTCGATGCAGTGTTCTTATGATGCAAGAGGGAACAGTGTGCCCACGATTCTTCTTATGATGCAGAAGCGATTGTACGCCGAAGGAGGCCTCAAG GCTGAAGGAATATTTCGAATTAATGCCGATAATACTCAAGAAGAGTATGTTCGGAACAAGTTAAACAGAGGTGTAGTACCACGCGGAATCGACGTGCATTGTTTGGCTGGTTTGATAAAG gcATGGCTTAGAGAACTTCCAAGCGGAGTTCTTGATTCCCTCACACCAGAGCAGGTGATGCACTGCAACACTGAAGATGACTGCATCCAACTTACAAGGTTAATTCCGTCAACAGAAGCTACCTTACTTGACTGGGCCATCAACTTGATGGCAGATGTTGTGCAACATGAACAATACAACAAAATGGACGCCCGAAATATCGCAATGGTTTTTGCACCAAACATGACTCAG ATGGCTGATCCCTTGACGGCATTGATTCATGCTGTTCAAGTAATGAATTTCCTAAAAACATTGATCTTGAAGACATTACGAGAAAGGGAGGAGTCGGCTGCCAAGGGCAGATCGCTCCCATCGTACTCGGACTCACCTACTGCCATAACTGGCATTCATACGGAAACCATAAACAGTGGGGTACCTCATGATAAAGCTCTAGATGGAAGTGCATTAAAGGAACCTCATACTGCTAAGTTCTTCCGGTCTGCCACTCTGAGTAGACTCGAATGCAGTGCTTACGATAAACTATGGAGCTTTCAGTACGAGTGA